One region of Rana temporaria chromosome 9, aRanTem1.1, whole genome shotgun sequence genomic DNA includes:
- the FKBPL gene encoding FK506-binding protein-like — protein sequence MESPQASPGCTTWGCPDGSFTKTILEPGSGLDKPKEHAVCVIYLEHPANPPSQFCSTSDPGYPAGSWVEVELGEGDTAQDRLVDQCLETMLQGEVCQVDSPLGFQFVLRLKSFEKGTEAWELEPSEKIQGAIKDREKGGMAFRNGNIEGAERRYTRGLRLLVCTPGEAEEEKVALLSNLAACDLKKKRFREAEVRCTRILDMDPNHHKALYRRGIARAGMSDWEGARGDFDKLLKLDPGNKEAKRELLSVREKEKIAQAQISKALGKMFL from the coding sequence TGGAAGCTTCACCAAAACCATTCTCGAGCCGGGATCCGGACTGGACAAGCCCAAAGAGCATGCTGTATGTGTGATATATTTGGAGCATCCCGCTAACCCTCCATCCCAGTTCTGCTCCACATCCGACCCCGGTTATCCTGCTGGAAGCTGGGTTGAGGTGGAACTTGGGGAGGGGGATACTGCACAGGACCGCCTAGTTGACCAATGTCTAGAGACCATGCTTCAAGGGGAGGTCTGTCAGGTGGACAGCCCACTAGGATTCCAGTTCGTCTTGCGGCTGAAAAGCTTTGAAAAGGGCACAGAAGCTTGGGAACTGGAACCAAGCGAGAAGATCCAAGGAGCCATAAAGGACCGGGAAAAAGGCGGCATGGCTTTCAGGAATGGTAACATCGAAGGGGCAGAGAGGCGGTATACCCGGGGGCTCAGACTCTTGGTGTGCACCCCCGGTGAAGCTGAAGAGGAAAAGGTGGCGCTTCTGTCCAACTTGGCCGCTTGCGACCTCAAGAAGAAACGTTTTCGAGAAGCGGAGGTGAGGTGCACCCGAATTCTAGACATGGATCCCAACCACCACAAAGCTCTGTACCGGAGAGGCATAGCCAGGGCGGGCATGTCGGACTGGGAGGGGGCGAGGGGCGACTTCGACAAGCTTCTGAAATTGGATCCAGGTAACAAGGAAGCAAAGAGGGAGCTGTTGAGCGTTCGGGAGAAGGAGAAGATTGCGCAGGCGCAAATAAGCAAGGCCTTGGGGAAGATGTTCCTTTAA